The genomic DNA TCGGCAGTGAGGTGGCTGAAGTAGACCATGATGGCGATGACGCAGGCGGAAAGCCCGCCGAGCCAGGCAACCGTCACCGGGTCCTTGAGTTTTACTTTCTGGAAAAAGCTGATGGCGATGATGCCCGCGATGGTGCTGAAGAACGTAGAGAGGAGGATAGGGAGGAACACGTCGCTCGGGTTTGCCGCTCCCATCTGGGCGCGGTACGTCATGATGCTCACCGGGATGAGCGTAAGGCCGCTCGCATTCAAGACGAGGAACATAATCTGCGAATTGCTCGCGACGGTCTTGTCTTCGTTGGGGTTGAGTTCCTGCAGTTGCTTCATCGCCTGTAGGCCCATCGGGGTGGCCGCATTATCGAGCCCGAGCATGTTCGCGCTTATGTTCATGAGCATCGTGCCCACGACCGGGTGGTCTTTCGGAACTTCGGGGAAGAGCCTGCTGAACAGCGGGGAGACGATTTTTGCGAGAATCTGGACGGCGCCTGCCTTTTCGCCAATCTTCATGATGCCGAGCCAGAGGCTGAGTATGCCCGTGAGGCCGAGGGCGATTTCGAACGCGGTTTTCGACATGTCGAACGCGCCCATGATAGTTTTGTTGAAGATTTGGGTGTCGCCGAAGGCGATCCACTGCACCATGCAAGCGATAAACGCGCCAAAGAAGAAGATGAGCCAGATGATGTTTAAGACCATAATGTAAATGTAAGTAAAAAGTGGTTGTTGGTCATTGGTCAATGGTCATTAGTCATTGGTCGATGGTTAATGGCTAAGACCGTAAGTTGCTGCGATAGGGGCAAAAACAATAATTAGTGGCGATGCTTGTTAAATCTCGGCAGCGGCGAGTTCGCTGCCGTCATCGAGCCTGTGGATGCTGAATTTGGCGGAGGAGGCTGCGGTCGCGCTTTCGTAGAGGGCGAAGGTCGGCGGGTTTCCGCCCTTGGGGAGGCTCGTGGAACCCGGATTCACGAGCAGGACTCCCTTGAAGTTCTTTTCGCATTTCCAGATGTGCGTGTGCCCGTAGACGTACGCGTCGACGCTTCTGCCGTTCAGTTCCAGGTCGTTCGGGGCGAGCGTGTGGAGCGCATCTGCGGGGAAGCATTCCGGCATAAAGATGTGCCCGTGGCTCAGGAACAGCGTCTTTTCTGCGGGCGTAGCGCCTGCGCGGTCATCTTTCACGACAGCAAATTCATCCTCGATGGGCATGTCGAGCATCATCAGGTCGACATCTGCATCGCAGTTCCCGCGGACCGCGACGATGCGCTCCTTGTAGGGAGCAAGCGCATCGACGACCCCCATGGGGCCGTGGCCCGCCGGGAGCGGGTTGCGCGGTCCGTGATAGAGCGTGTCGCCCAGCAAAAAAATCTTGTCGCAGTTGAATTTCTCGAAAAAAGCAAGCGCCTGCCTTGCGGCGATGGCGGAACCGTGAATGTCGGAGAGGATAAGTGCGCGCATCTTGATTCCTGAGCTACCTTATTTCCTATGCTGTCTTATTTCCTTGCCCCGCGCGGGTCGGCGCCTACGTGCCTGAAACGCATGGGCTTTAGTTTGTCTATAACGCTTTGCAGTTCCTTCGGGAGCGGGCAATCGAATACCTTGCGTTCGCCCTGCCATACGAATTCGAGCCTGCAGCTGTGCAGGAATAGCCTGTGGAGCCCGAGGGTCTTTTTCACTTCGCGGTTGAGCGCGAAGTCGCCGTAGCGGGTGTCGCCCAGGAGCGGATGCCCGATGCTTGCGAAGTGCGCGCGAATCTGGTGCATGCGCCCGGTCTCGAGCTTGATTTTCACGAGGTCGTAGCCTTCGTAGTGCTGCTTCACGCGGTAGTGCGTTACGGCCTCTTTCGCGTCCTTGCCGCTCTCGCCGACCTTCATCTTGCTGCCCTTTGCGGCATCGGTGCGGGTGAGCGATTCCGAAATCGTTCCCTTTTCCTTTTTCAGGTTGCCCTTCACGAGCGCGAAGTAGAACTTTTCCACCTCGTGTTCGCGAATCATACGGGTAAAGTCGCGCAGCGTGTCGCCGTGGAGGGCCGCAATCAGCATGCCCGATGTTTCCTGGTCCAGGCGGTGCGCGATGGTGGGCTTGAAATCGAGACCTTCGCGGCGGCCCCATTCCCACAGGTATTCCACAAGGCTCTCGCCCGGGCGCGTACCGGAACCAGGCTGGCTCGCAAGTCCCGAGGGCTTGTTCACGATGACGTAGTCTTCTGTTTGGATGACGATATCCAGGTCCTTCGCGCCCCAGCCCGCCTGCTTTTCTGC from Fibrobacter sp. UWR3 includes the following:
- a CDS encoding nucleoside recognition domain-containing protein → MVLNIIWLIFFFGAFIACMVQWIAFGDTQIFNKTIMGAFDMSKTAFEIALGLTGILSLWLGIMKIGEKAGAVQILAKIVSPLFSRLFPEVPKDHPVVGTMLMNISANMLGLDNAATPMGLQAMKQLQELNPNEDKTVASNSQIMFLVLNASGLTLIPVSIMTYRAQMGAANPSDVFLPILLSTFFSTIAGIIAISFFQKVKLKDPVTVAWLGGLSACVIAIMVYFSHLTAEAIGTTSLFISGIVLLGLIVAFMALAVYKKVQAYEAFVEGAKDGFHTAVMVIPYLVAILVGVAVFRASGAMDLVMNGISWVLACFGIGNDVVPALPTAFMKPLSGGGARGMMIDAMKTFGADSFAGRLSCMFQGATDTTFYIIAVYFGSVGIKKTRHALTCALISDAVGIISAIAIAYLFFPPV
- the yfcE gene encoding phosphodiesterase; this encodes MRALILSDIHGSAIAARQALAFFEKFNCDKIFLLGDTLYHGPRNPLPAGHGPMGVVDALAPYKERIVAVRGNCDADVDLMMLDMPIEDEFAVVKDDRAGATPAEKTLFLSHGHIFMPECFPADALHTLAPNDLELNGRSVDAYVYGHTHIWKCEKNFKGVLLVNPGSTSLPKGGNPPTFALYESATAASSAKFSIHRLDDGSELAAAEI
- a CDS encoding RluA family pseudouridine synthase — its product is MITRIIDRNFANMRLDRFLRKAFPDESLSVFFAVIRKKKVRVNGVVGKANQMLQEGDTVCIYENFKSVEGDNKTHADTLAASRLRCDEGNAAQAQGDSKQATPSKSGFAKNKSTWGKVLSPAEKQAGWGAKDLDIVIQTEDYVIVNKPSGLASQPGSGTRPGESLVEYLWEWGRREGLDFKPTIAHRLDQETSGMLIAALHGDTLRDFTRMIREHEVEKFYFALVKGNLKKEKGTISESLTRTDAAKGSKMKVGESGKDAKEAVTHYRVKQHYEGYDLVKIKLETGRMHQIRAHFASIGHPLLGDTRYGDFALNREVKKTLGLHRLFLHSCRLEFVWQGERKVFDCPLPKELQSVIDKLKPMRFRHVGADPRGARK